Genomic DNA from Hordeum vulgare subsp. vulgare chromosome 2H, MorexV3_pseudomolecules_assembly, whole genome shotgun sequence:
atcatatggatatgagtagcggcagatgttgccaagatggtgGATTCAGGCATATTGTTTTACTGCTTTataaggtcctcgagaataattaataaaatggccgcatgcatctcccagatgcagaggccggggggtcatcctccttttctaaaaaaataaaaattaaaaaaaatcaccaTTTTATCGTTTTTGTATAGCTCACATGTTTACTTATTTCATCGCCAAACTTTATACGTGTCTAATATGCATCTATATGAACATGTTGAATTCTTTTCggatttttttttaaagtttAAATGTGATTTTTGAACTATTTAAAAATAAGGCCCTCCAGTGCACCCGGGCTCCAAAAATCCACTCTTGCTTAAGGGCTGCATGATACCAATCGAGGTTCAAAGGTCAAAATGGCACCCCAAAATTAAGGACCAATGATGTGGAACTTTGGAGTAATCTAGTGACTGTGATTGGTTATTCAGGAAGTGCTCTGAAGATCAAAACACAAGGAGTACGCATTGCAAGTGGATAAAAGGTACTCTTtctgtaaacaaatataagagtgtttagatcactaccttagtgatctaaacgcttttacattttctttacggagggagtactgtaTATACATACTAAGCAGAAGAGCAGCACAAGGGCAGGTAGTACATGATGATGTTGTGTTCACCTGTTCTCATTACCTTGTTCTTGTCCGCATGATTGGAGCCACGGACAAAGGCACTCTTCGCAAACAACGATGTGGGATATGTATGATTGTTGAACATCATCACAGTGTGTGACAACAATGGCACTCTTAAAAAATACTAAAAGATGCATCGGCAAGAAAGAAACGAAGGAATGCACATTGAAAAACTTTAGCGAGGAGAGAGGAAGGGATGAACAGTAGAGATAGTGTGACACGGTGCATCTTGTTCCCGTCATGTTTCCCCTGCACGGCACCTGGGACGGGGGAGCACTACCCTCCATTGTAATTTCTTCACTTCTCGGGCATCGTAATTTTGAAGTGGAAAGTGTAGATATGAATAAATATGAATAGGGTTGTAGATATATGAATTAATATATGATGTATTTAATGTAGTTACAGTTATGCGTGTGATGCACAATTACTTTCTCATCGAAGGAGTATCTGTTGCTCTTTCGGTTTGATAAATTTTGGGTTTATGTAATTATATTACATAAGGGTTGTCTAATATCAACAACTTATTACAAATAATTCAATTTCGTTACAGAAACTTTGAGGAAGTTGGTTTTATTAGCAGAGAACCAGATAACAAGGTTTTGGAATACAATGAGATCATTATAAAGTGGATTGTTATGAGTCTTACAATCAATTTaattgaaaaacttattattcgtCATGACATATGACATGTAAACTctcgaataccaaatgaagtttcaGATTTAttacccgttgcaacgcacgggctcttttgctattctactaataaaacaaatagtgcttcttccgtacaTCATCCAAATTGCCTTTAAAGTtgattaaaattacccaccaatgccacctataagtcataaaaaacgtttcaaacaggaaaatcttcggactgggccggcccatgtagtcacctcctatattacgctttgggcgttggaaaaagatgcagcacacctgttcgggccggcccatgcgtggacGCCTGTTTTTTTAtaatagcaaaaggacccgtgcgttgcaacggaaaaaagCACCATTTTCAATGgtgatgaccacattatgttcatatctcatcgcatgatttcaaaaatttgttcacaaatgcaagaaaatatttcttcttttaatttttctcacaattcacaagttgaaacaataTTCAGGTTTTTTAAAATATATCATGGTTCTCAAAAAACTtgataactcaaagaattattctgaatttcaagaaacattttctaaaatatactataatattccgatccaccctcataattaattcttcaaaattcactcacGTATATAATCTGAAAAACTCAGAAGAATTAATGTTGAACTGCATACACTCGatcattcgtgaacatttttacaaatttgggaacatttgtaaaatcaaaaacatttttttactatttataaacatttttttaaaattccaaacaatattttatattacgaactgttttcaagtattttattgtgaattggcgaataattcattttttgaattatcaaacattttttaattgcattaaagaaatttcgtaaaatgatggactttttttgATTCACTaatgttttctccaaaattacgattttttaatatgtaaacatttttacaaaaatcctgaacaatttttgaatttgcaaacattttatgttttatgaAACATTTATGTAAATATAAATTTTTGAATTTCGAAAGTTTACTTTTAATTAATTTGAATTAGAAAAATTAAAAAGGAACAGATAAATAATAGTaactaaaaaactaaaaaaatagcctcctcccatgggctggcccaaatggGCGTGCTGTGTATTTTCCAGCGAGCAGAGCGTAGTACAGCTGGTCCCtatgcttgggccggcccatgcgaggaTTTCCTGCAAAACGTTTTTTATAACTTATATAGTGGAATTGGTGGGTAATATTAGAGAATTTTAAAggcaattttaatgacgtaccacagaagcaataggtgctttattagtagggatAGATAATAAAGCGACgatcgcttctgtcgtccgtcgtgccACTTTTATAAAAAAAAGCCCTTGACGTTTCCTGAGATCAACCCGGCAGTCCGGATTTAGGTaagaaaacgaatcgtttttgtaTTTTTTAGAAAACCCctcgatgtttcaggtaatcaacccgcagtctggatttaagtcagaaaatgaatcgttttttttttttttaggaagccccctgatgtttcaggtaatcaatccGCAGTCAGGATTTAAGTCAGCCGAAACGTTTTTttcgttttaacaaaaaaaactgacttttcagttaatcaatccacattttatctgaaacaaaattatccatatcttttaaaccgtaagtccgattttaacatgttatatatgaaatttgatttaaaaaatgtgtagaatccaaataggatgttatttttagctgttgaatagttcttaaatattatttttggtgcaaacttaatctgtagtgcacggtccttttttTCTCTATTTTCGACGACGATAcaaattgcaataaacatccattaaattaaaaccaaattgagaggaaagaaaacatcgttaaccacacatgcacacatttggaaaacctcgtggggagaaacaacatatttctcatcttattcggagtgactgtacattcaaacgcgttttcgttgtgtgaacaCTAAGGtcatcgtcggcaacacaaatgtgatgccatgtgaaaatatattacgttcaGAGCGTGTGTTACTTTttattccgttgcaacgcacgggctcttttgctagtacatACTAAGCAGAAGAGCAGCACAAGGGCAGGTAGTACATGATGATGTTGTGTTCACCTGTTCTCATTACCTTGTTCTTGTCCGCATGATTGGAGCCACGGACAAAGGCACTCTTCGCAAACAACGATGTGGGATATGTATGATTGTTGAACATCATCACAGTGTGTGACAACAATGGCACTCTTAAAAAATACTAAAAGATGCATCGGCAAGAAAGAAACGAAGGAATGCACATTGAAAAACTTTAGCTAAACAAACAAACTCGTGATGACATGCAGACTGCCCCCATCATCGTTTTATGTTTATGTTTTTAGTTTTTTATGAAAGGGACACTCTTTCACAAGGGACACTCATTTGCCATGTGTCAAGGGCCCTACAATTTGGCCACCTTCACAAGTGGCGCCGTAATGTGATAGTGATCTGAAATTCGAATTGCCAGTTGAGGTACCTCACCTAAGTGTGAGCCCCGTAATTGGCACTCCAAGCAATTTAATTGCTTCGTGTGCTTACACCACCCTACCAAGTAATGACAGAAagacctgcaaagaatcttaaaaaaAAGTGGTTTTGTTAAATGTCAAGTGCGTGGAAGAAAAATTGGTGCCCGTCAAATTCGAACGATGCCGAAGGCAGGGGTGACGAGAGGAGCGAAGCAACGAGTGTCGACCTTGGTGAGACCGAGCTAATACCTCACCAAAGACTGGGACGACAACAAGGAAGCAAGTTGATGGGCACAGGTCAAGATAAAGATGGTTGTCGACATCAAACAACAACGGCGGGGGAAGGTTGAGGGGAGGGTGGTGCAACAAGGCGGCGCACAACAACGCCCACCGACCATTGTGGGTGGAGGCAGGCAAATGGGGCAATGCAAAGGTCAATATTTGcacaggaagaagaaagaggttgGAGATGATCAATGTGGCGCAATCATCCCAAATTGAGTGTCAATTACACCACAAGTGTTTGAATTTGGCAAAAAAATCAATTTAATGCTAAAACTTACGGTATACATTAAACCGATGATAGAGCTTGACTTGGGCGTGCATCTACGATGCTAATTCCGTCTGTATACGCTCAGCGTGCTAACGAGGCGTGCCAATGTGACATACGACCCACTGTGTGTGACAGGAAATGCAGGGATGAACGGACGACCAGAGTTTTTGCGAAAAAAATTCATAAGATCTCCTTGATTATTTTCCTTAAAAAACAAGTGAGACCCATCGGTTAGTAAAAATTACAAAGGAGGAAATGTGTAAAAGCAGGGATTCGCAACCTCATACTAACAAGCAGAAGGTGATAGCCACCCGGTCAAGTCAAGTTTGTTGTCTTGCTGGGATAGGTACACCTCGTGACCCATATctgccccccctcccccccccaaacAAAAAATTCTAATGACCGAGATGGGGCTTAAATGGACTGCAGTGACCGCGGTCCATATTTACCAtgatcatgtttttcattcaaaaATACGATTATAATTCATATTACTATTTAAATTatgtaatatttttaaataatgcttatatattttttagaatTACATGAACAGTATTTTAAGTAATAATATTTCTCGTAAGTTAACTACATGAATATTTACCCGAATGCATGAATACAGCGTAAAAGTATATGCATATTTTTCTCAAACATTAATAATGCATGATTTCTTTTATAATTTGCGAAAATTATTATAGTACGTAAATATTATTTTAACTATAGAAATATTTCTAAAAAATAATTTAATATTTGATAGGATTAGATTGACATTCTTTTAAATACAAACCTTTTTAAGAATTATGTGAAGATTACTTTAGATAACAACATTCTTAGAATTACATGAACATTATTTTACATAATAATATTTTTATGATTACATGACCATTATGTCAAATAAGAATACATTTGTAGAATTACATGAACATTATCTTAAAATAATTTCTGATAATTATAAGAACATTATCTGAAATGAGTAAATTTATTTGTATGTATTATATTTGTTTTACGTATTCTTACAAAATGCTATGAAATAAAAAAAAACGAATATGTAGAAATGGTATGTGGTGACTGCAGGCCATTTAAGGCATATGTGCCTTCTTGTCTATAGGTCATTACGGATTGAACTCTGATTTATACAAAGTGATACCTGGTGTGGTGGCTAGTCTTTCCGCACTAACGTTTAAGGTCGTGTGTTTGAACCTGGCAGTGCTTAATTTTACATCCTCATTTTCCTTTGTTGTATTGTGTCCTGACCGGTGGGGCCCAATTGTCAAAGTTATGTTTCAAGGTTACTAAAGAAAGAAAATTAAGATGCTTTTTGTGTGAACAAGTAAAATATCAGGGTGTtttattttgcaaaaaaaaatcattccacacgcACGTCACCGCCATCCGGTCACTTACATTGGGTCCCACGTCATGTTGGTGTGCCTTTTCGGCATGTTACATGTATAGAAAACATGAGTAGAACCATAAAAGTAAGCCCGAGCCAAGTTTTATTATTGGTTCAATGTATATCGCAAGTTCTAGCATCAAACCGATTTTACTTGCAAAGTTCACAAACCCGCGGGTGTAATTGACTCTGGCAATTGGTAAGGaggggctcccccccccccccccccccccacccacaaaaaaaaagacctgcaaagaatcaagtaaaaacgCGTTACTATTGTTTTGTGCAAAGAGGGAAAGCAAATGCCACAAATTGAGGAGCTGTCAGTTCAACTAGTGGTGATTAAAGCCTGTATGAACGGAAGATAAAAAAAATGGCCATCAATCAAGGACCTTTGAGCTGGAACTTTGGAATAAGCTAGCGATCCATGGTTGGTTGTTGAAAAAGTGGTCTCAGATTTCAAACACGCGGAGCATGCATTGCTTGTGCATATAAAGGTTATTATATACAGCATACAAATATAATGCTACGCCTACGCGTTGTACCTTGTCAGTGATCCGCCCACAACGAGGTGCTCGCCACAACCACAACGCCGCGCGCAATGGCACCGCTATATATATAAGAATTAAGAAGCACCTCCCATAGCAGGCAGCAACAGCGAGTGATCCGCACTAGTCACTGCAGGAACCACCGTCGTCGGAGCGCAGGGAGAAATGGCAATGAGGCCGCTGGTCGTGCTCGCCCTGGCCGTGGCAGTGGCACTCGCCGGCGTGGCGCTGGGGGAGGGGGCCGGCGAGTGCGGGAGGTCGTCCCCGGACCGGATGGCCCTGCGCATGGCCCCGTGCAtttcggcggcggtggacgagccGGACTCGGCGCCCTCCAGCAGCTGCTGCTCGGCGGTGCACACCATCGGCTTCGACAACAGCTGCCTGTGCGCCGTCATGCTGTCCGGCACCGCCAGGATGGCCGGGATCAAGCCCGAGGTCGCCATCACCATCCCCAAGCGCTGCAACATGGCCGACCGCCCCGTCGGCTACAAGTGCGGAGGTACCTCCCAACACATCACACGCACTCTCTACTTTGCTAACCAATCATCTGCATGCTGCAAATAATGTCGTAGCAATGCTGAGTCTGGTTTCTTTGGTTTCACAGATTACACGCTGCCTTGATGGCCCAGCCGCTCTGGTGTTAAATTAAACAAGGAATTCTTTCATAACCGAGTGCTGCATGCATGTACCACTTATGTGGGGCACTAGGGACTCCATCTCCATGGAGGTGCCATCATGTGATGTGTGCTTGAGGAAATATGTctctttccataagcatgtaataATGTTTCGTCTGTGTTAACGTGAACAAACGTCTCTCTGCGATTTCTGTTGTCATATATACAAACTAGCGACGCGGCGTGAATGCCTCGTTTATATTTCAAATATGTACTTCAACTCCGAGATCCAATGATATGCAGACTTCCCTCATCATCGTTTTATGTTTatgtttttagtttttttttttatGAAAGGGACACTCTTTCACAATGGACACTCATTTGCCATTTGTAAGGGACCTACAATTTGGCCACCTTCACAAGTGGCGCCCTAATGTGATAGTGTTCAGAAATTCGAATTGCCAGTTGAGGTCCCCTGCCTAGGTGTGAGCCCCGTAATTGACACTCCACGCAATTTAATTGCTTCGTGTGCTTACACCACCCTACCAAGTAATGACAGAAAGACCTGCAAAGAATCTCTAAAAAGGTGGTTTTGTTAAATGTCAAGTGCCTGGAAGAAAAAATTGGGGCCAGTCAAATTTGAATGATACCAAAGGCAGGGGCAATGTGAGGAGCGCAACGAGCATCGACCTTGGTGAGACCGAGCTAATACGTCACCAAAGACTGGGACGACAACAAGGAAGCAGGACAACGCCCACCTACGTTGGGGGCGGAGGCAGGCAGATGGGGCAATGCAAAGGTCGGCAGTTGcacaggaagaagaaagaggttgGAGATGACAAGTGTGATGCAATTGTTACAATAATTAAACAGGCCAAAAATTCAAATGACACAAAAATAACCAGTTAACTGATAAAGAGGCGCTCCCAAAAAAGGCAtgcaaagaatcaactaaaaagtgtTCTTGTTTGTGCAAAGAGGGAAAGCAAAGACCACAAATTGAGGAGCCTTTCAGTTGAAAGGGAACTTTGGAAtaacctagtgatccatgattggtTGTTCAAAAAGTGGCCTCAAAGTTCAAACACGCGGAGCATGCATTGCTTGTCCAGAAAAGTTTAATATATACAGCATACAACTCCCCAGCTACCCATGGTACATTTTCAGTGCAACCACCCATATCACTCCCTTCAGAATCATGTTGCTGCCTGATACTGCAGAATAGACATCCAGAAAAAAAAAGACACGAGCAGGATCCGCAATCGTATATGCAAAACTAAACGTCGCACGTAGAGAGAAGAATGTTGCGAGGAAAAGTATACGTTGTTATCCACAAGATGCACCCATGGTAAACCTCAACAAGTTTCATGTTCATAGAAACAATATACAGATCATTCCATTTCTCAGATTGAAGATCGTGCATCTAAACTCACGTATCAGCAGTTAAACATTATGCCCTGAATATCCAGAAATACTCTCAGCGGTGGATGGATCACCGTATAGAGACTCTGATGACGAGGCCAACTGCACTGGACAACTGGAGAGCTTCCTGAGAAGCCAAAAAATAATCATGGCTTAAGAAACACAACCATTGCCAGGAAAATGGTGATGATATTTGATAACATTTGTAGACGACGACAGA
This window encodes:
- the LOC123428436 gene encoding putative lipid-transfer protein DIR1, producing MAMRPLVVLALAVAVALAGVALGEGAGECGRSSPDRMALRMAPCISAAVDEPDSAPSSSCCSAVHTIGFDNSCLCAVMLSGTARMAGIKPEVAITIPKRCNMADRPVGYKCGDYTLP